DNA from Vicinamibacteria bacterium:
GGCTCGGGCTGCTTACGGCGCGGCAACTTTGCGGTGGGCAGCCCTTCGGAGCGGCCCCGCAACATCTCGTTCCTTCGAAGCAGCCCGAGTGCGGACGATTGCGCCGGGCTCGCTCCGCTCGCACAGGGTGGGGTGAGTTTTGCATCACCCTGCTCGTGAGAATAGATACGCACCCAATCCCCGCGATGATGGCCTGGATCTCGAGGGTAAACTCCGGCGAGAGCGGTGCTACCCAGGTAGCCAGAGTGAGGAGAAGCAAGACGAACCCGGGTAGACCCACGCGGGGAGTATAGAGACTCCGAGGTCCCTCAGGGCATGAATCGACCGCCGTTGACGTGCACCGTTTGCCCGGTGACGTAGATGTCGCGAGGGTCGCAGAAGGCGAGGACGGTGCGGGCGACGTCCTCACTCGTGCCAAGAGGCATCCCGACTTCGCTCTCGCCGACGGTCGGGTCGGACTGGCCGGGCCTCCGCTCGGTGCGGATGAGGCCCGGAACGACGGCGTTCGCCCGGATGCGGCCGCGGCCCTCTTCCGCGAGCGCGCGGGTGAGACCGATCAGGCCGCTCTTCGCCGCGATGACGTGGGCCCGGTCCCGGGC
Protein-coding regions in this window:
- a CDS encoding SDR family oxidoreductase, with translation ARDRAHVIAAKSGLIGLTRALAEEGRGRIRANAVVPGLIRTERRPGQSDPTVGESEVGMPLGTSEDVARTVLAFCDPRDIYVTGQTVHVNGGRFMP